Part of the Halogeometricum sp. S3BR5-2 genome, TCCGTATCTCGCCGTCCTCCTCGTCGCCGTCGCCGCCGTCGCCGCCGCGGCGGTCCGCCGCCGCCCCGCGGTCACCCCGCGGCGCGTCCTCGCGTTCGTCCCGTGGATGGTGTTCGGGTCGGCCGCCCACGTCCTCTACGTCGTCGACGCCCTCCCGCCGCTTCTCAGACCGCTCGGCGGCACGGCGGCCGTCTACCTCGCCGTCGGCGCCCTCGGCGTCGGGACGTTCGTCCTCGCGGACGCGCGGGCCGGGGACGCCGCCGCCCTCGTCGTCGCGGGCCTCGGAAGCCTCCTCGCCGCCGTCGCCGTCGCCGACGCCCTGTTCGTCGGCGCGGTCAGGGGAACCGTCGCCCCCCTCGTCCCCGCCGCGGGCCTCGTCGCCGCCGCCGTCGTCGCCGCCGCCGCGTGGGCCGTCCTCGTCCGCGTCCGCCCGGCGGCGCGCGTCACTGCCGCGGTGGGCTTTCTCGCCGTCTTCGGCCACGCCCTCGACGGCGTCTCCACCGCCGTCGGCGTCGACTTGCTCGGCTTC contains:
- a CDS encoding DUF63 family protein, yielding MAILPEGFSVPPLPYLAVLLVAVAAVAAAAVRRRPAVTPRRVLAFVPWMVFGSAAHVLYVVDALPPLLRPLGGTAAVYLAVGALGVGTFVLADARAGDAAALVVAGLGSLLAAVAVADALFVGAVRGTVAPLVPAAGLVAAAVVAAAAWAVLVRVRPAARVTAAVGFLAVFGHALDGVSTAVGVDLLGFGERTPLSRLIIEFAATLPTEPYLGTVWLFVLVKLVIASGIVVLFADYVREDPSEGYALLGFVAAVGLGPGVHNLLLFTVLGGA